The Cheilinus undulatus linkage group 2, ASM1832078v1, whole genome shotgun sequence genome has a window encoding:
- the LOC121520137 gene encoding cytochrome P450 2F3-like, translated as MEFSVTLISSGLLIVLVLLLNLKSSKKFRLPPGPTALPLIGNLLQLDKRAPFKTMVKLSENYGPVMTVYLGPRRVVVLVGYDAVKGALVDQADDFTGRGPLPFLIRATKGYGLGISNGDRWRQLRRFTLTTLRDFGMGRKGMEEWIQEESKHLLARINNTKAAPFDPTYFLGCSVSNVICCLVFGHRFSYDDQDFFKILELIQGAVRFGSSPWGQLYNIFPKLMEWLPGKQHIMFGRVETLRNFTMKQIQEHKDTLDPNSPRDFIDCFLSRLDQEKHLPTTEFHYDNLVSTVLNLFLAGTETTSSTIRYSLSVLIKYPEIQERMQQEIDTVVGHERSPRMEDRKSLHFTDAVLHEIQRFMDLVPMSVPHYALENITFRGYTIPKGTLIIPLLHSVLKEERHWETPWSFNPQHFLDHNGNFKKNPAFLPFSAGKRSCAGESLARMEIFLFIVSLLQNFTFSVPGGPDTIDLSPEYSSFANVPRRYDIIATPRWEQ; from the exons ATGGAGTTTTCTGTGACATTGATTTCATCTGGGCTGCTCATTGTTTTGGTGCTGCTGTTAAACCTGAAGAGCAGTAAGAAGTTTCGTTTACCTCCAGGTCCGACAGCTTTGCCTCTCATAGGAAACCTGCTGCAGCTGGACAAGAGGGCTCCATTCAAAACTATGGTCAAG CTCAGTGAGAACTATGGGCCTGTGATGACTGTGTACCTGGGCCCTCGGCGTGTTGTAGTGCTGGTGGGGTACGATGCAGTTAAAGGCGCCCTGGTGGACCAAGCGGATGACTTCACTGGCAGAGGACCACTTCCTTTCCTGATCAGAGCTACAAAGGGCTACG GCTTGGGGATCAGTAATGGAGACCGCTGGCGACAGCTGCGCCGTTTCACCCTGACAACGCTAAGAGACTTTGGGATGGGCCGTAAGGGCATGGAGGAGTGGATCCAGGAGGAATCCAAACATCTGTTGGCCCGGATAAATAATACCAAAG CTGCACCCTTTGATCCCACATACTTCCTGGGCTGCTCGGTGTCCAATGTGATCTGCTGTCTGGTGTTTGGTCATCGCTTCAGCTATGATGATCAAGACTTCTTTAAGATCCTGGAGTTAATTCAAGGAGCAGTCAGATTTGGAAGTAGTCCCTGGGGTCAG CTGTATAACATCTTTCCTAAACTGATGGAGTGGCTGCCGGGTAAACAGCACATAATGTTTGGTAGAGTGGAAACGCTGAGAAACTTTACAATGAAACAGATCCAGGAACACAAGGACACGCTAGACCCCAACTCACCCAGGGACTTCATCGACTGCTTTCTCAGCAGACTCGATCAG gAAAAGCATCTTCCCACAACTGAGTTCCATTATGATAATCTGGTGTCGACAGTGTTGAATCTGTTTCTGGCAGGAACAGAAACAACCAGCTCAACTATCAGATATTCACTCAGTGTGCTGATCAAATACCCCGAAATACAGG AGCGCATGCAGCAGGAGATAGACACTGTGGTTGGGCATGAACGCAGTCCTCGTATGGAGGACAGGAAGTCCCTCCACTTCACTGATGCAGTTCTTCATGAAATTCAGCGTTTTATGGATCTTGTCCCCATGAGCGTTCCTCACTATGCACTAGAGAACATCACTTTCAGGGGCTACACAATTCCAAAG GGTACACTTATTATTCCCTTGTTGCACTCTGTGCTCAAAGAGGAAAGACATTGGGAGACCCCCTGGTCCTTTAACCCCCAGCACTTCCTTGACCACAATGGCAACTTCAAGAAAAATCCAGCATTTCTGCCCTTCTCAGCAG GAAAGAGGTCTTGTGCTGGAGAGTCCTTGGCTCGCATGGAGATCTTCCTCTTCATAGTGTCACTTCTGCAGAATTTCACCTTCTCTGTCCCTGGAGGACCTGACACCATAGATCTGAGCCCTGAGTACAGCAGCTTTGCTAATGTGCCTCGCAGATACGACATCATTGCAACACCTCGGTGGGAACAGTAA
- the LOC121524447 gene encoding cyclin-dependent kinase-like 1 has translation MKTLYCSGEVTDCNRTMEKYEKLAKIGEGSYGVVFKCRHRDTGQIVAIKKFVESEDDPVIKKIALREIRMLKQLKHVNLVNLLEVFRRKRRLHLVFEFCEQTVLNELDRHPRGVPEAQLKSIVWQTLQAVNFCHKHHCIHRDVKPENILLTKTGVIKLCDFGFARILTGPEDDYTDYVATRWYRAPELLVGDTQYGPPVDVWALGCVFAELLHGNPLWPGKSDVDQLYLIRKTLGDLIPRHQQVFRSNVFFSGVSIPEPDTTEPLEKRFHGVSPHALQVMKSCLVMDPSLRLSCEELLELPYFQEEGANWGRESERPGRRHDKMSRRRQPGAQYLPQLPNSNISPAPDVKKQVKHKYHLPNI, from the exons ATGAAGACCCTTTACTGTTCTGGAGAGGTGA CAGACTGCAACAGAACGATGGAGAAATATGAAAAGCTGGCTAAAATCGGAGAGGGTTCCTACGGTGTGGTGTTCAAATGCAGACATAGAGACACTGGGCAGATAGTCGCCATCAAGAAGTTTGTGGAGTCTGAAGACGACCCTGTAATCAAGAAGATTGCATTGAGAGAAATCCGCATGCTCAAG CAGCTGAAACATGTGAATCTGGTCAACCTGCTGGAGGTTTTCAGGAGGAAAAGACGGCTTCACCTCGTGTTTGAGTTCTGTGAGCAGACCGTCCTCAATGAGCTGGACAGACATCCTCGAGG GGTGCCCGAGGCTCAGCTGAAAAGCATCGTGTGGCAGACTCTGCAGGCTGTAAACTTCTGCCACAAACACCAT TGCATTCACCGTGATGTTAAGCCAGAGAACATCCTCCTCACCAAAACAGGAGTCATCAAGCTGTGCGACTTCGGCTTCGCTCGCATTCTGA CGGGGCCAGAGGATGACTACACAGATTATGTGGCGACCCGTTGGTACCGGGCCCCTGAACTGCTGGTGGGGGACACTCAGTACGGACCTCCTGTGGACGTGTGGGCTCTGGGTTGTGTCTTCGCTGAGCTGCTCCATGGGAATCCACTCTGGCCTGGAAAATCTGACGTTGACCAGCTTTACCTCATACGGAAAACTCTAG GTGACCTGATCCCCCGCCACCAGCAGGTGTTCCGCTCCAACGTTTTCTTCAGCGGAGTCAGTATTCCTGAACCCGACACGACG GAGCCCTTAGAAAAACGCTTCCATGGAGTCTCTCCTCATGCTCTTCAGGTTATGAAA TCATGCCTGGTGATGGACCCATCCCTCCGGCTGTCCTGTGAAGAGCTGCTGGAGCTGCCTTACTTCCAGGAGGAGGGAGCCAACTGGGGTCGTGAGAGTGAGCGTCCCGGTAGAAGACATGACAAAATGTCTCGGCGCAGACAGCCAGGA GCTCAGTACCTGCCTCAGTTACCAAACAGCAACATCTCACCAGCTCCAGACGTAAAGAAGCAGGTGAAACATAAATATCACCTGCCCAACATCTAA